In Crassostrea angulata isolate pt1a10 chromosome 6, ASM2561291v2, whole genome shotgun sequence, a genomic segment contains:
- the LOC128188331 gene encoding uncharacterized protein LOC128188331 — protein MRTGLSFLLLWSTRLIGSDAMLIRSNPSYVSVWRPMTANSEHSRLTLRHDLNEDPAYVKVEGRTDTGFIFPAFGSSQQDDDTGTLYGGVVFVYNLTHIDIFVSHINNNNRKRNWTAIYTGDESKWSGPKYLNRRYESIAVQAKVWRSRDLPPPTWSNTTRVTNQGCVNEILMHSLNRYPDLIVVQIRKGHTLSQGQGLSSLGNTTSEIFHFGGVLYGTNESHVQLWSPCDVTGMLNYESLIAVADGWGEKGFKLLIRDGFLTVTAWDLKEFHRDERVLIKHLKEVEADNFQIMANLTPYNLINIQLHVLEGANKGFRFDGVGSVMNEAPPYGGLVYGYNDSMVAIWVPTSLKRNSGNAAVFMLGRIWGSGFNEQMTNNVTIVIKVMDMLVPTCLLEVGSLKTRRLESSNHDKYNDSTLKFSVGDQITLTCKTGLYSSEQNVTMACAHRNNGSWDRHLPEECYKLCPDIDPTTLNTEIMQNDNTTRPGRTVLYACSPRYRHVSGDLIRRCRKDGSWSGTAPVCEECKCPCSLVGSVPIKSNETEKLKQRIRELRSSLSVQKNMTAKARRQKVCASDPRPSARMLGIVFCVGVLTVVISAIAYMDLSSFIFII, from the exons ATGCGGACGGGTCTGAGCTTTCTCCTTCTTTGGAGCACCCGATTAATTG GTTCAGATGCAATGTTAATTCGATCCAACCCTAGCTATGTGAGTGTTTGGAGACCGATGACCGCAAACTCTGAACATTCAAGACTGACCCTCCGGCATGACCTTAACGAAGATCCTGCTTATGTCAAGGTCGAAGGTCGTACAGATACTGGGTTTATATTTCCCGCGTTTGGTTCCTCCCAGCAGGATGACGACACTGGTACCCTGTATGGGGGCGTGGTGTTCGTCTACAACTTAACTCACATCGATATATTTGTCTCAcatatcaacaacaacaaccggAAAAGGAACTGGACAGCAATATATACAG gaGATGAATCTAAATGGAGTGGTCCTAAATATCTCAATCGGAGGTATGAATCCATTGCTGTTCAGGCAAAGGTGTGGCGATCACGTGACCTTCCTCCGCCTACTTGGAGTAACACAACTAGGGTTACTAACC AGGGAtgtgtaaatgaaatattgatgcaTTCATTAAACAGATATCCCGACTTGATCGTTGTACAAATACGAAAAGGGCACACTCTATCCCAGGGCCAAG GTTTGTCCTCACTGGGTAATACAACATCGGAAATATTTCACTTTGGTGGAGTGCTCTACGGAACAAATGAGTCCCATGTACAGCTGTGGTCGCCTTGTGACGTTACTGGAATGTTGAATT ATGAATCGTTAATAGCCGTTGCAGACGGATGGGGAGAAAAGGGTTTTAAGTTACTTATTCGCGATGGATTTCTTACAGTCACTGCTTGGGATTTGAAAGAATTTCATAGAGATGAGAGGGTTctaataaaacatttgaaagaAGTTGAAGCAGATAACTTCCAAATTATGGCAAACTTAACACCTTACAATTTGATAAACATTCAG CTGCATGTGCTAGAAGGCGCAAACAAAGGTTTCCGGTTTGATGGCGTCGGGTCTGTGATGAATGAAGCTCCGCCATACGGGGGACTCGTGTACGGCTACAACGACTCTATGGTAGCAATCTGGGTACCCACCTCTTTAAAACGAAACAGCGGAAATGCGGCTGTTTTTATGTTGGGAAGAATTTGGGGATCAGGATTTAACGAACAAATGACAAACAATGTGACTATTGTTATTAAAGTCATGGATATGTTAG TGCCTACCTGTCTACTTGAAGTTGGTTCTTTAAAAACACGCAGACTTGAATCATCCAATCATGACAAATACAACGATTCCACGTTGAAGTTTTCTGTTGGAGATCAAATCACATTAACATGCAAAACTGGTTTATATTCTTCGGAACAGAATGTGACCATGGCGTGTGCACATAGAAACAATGGTAGCTGGGATCGGCACCTACCAGAAGAATGTTACA AATTGTGTCCAGATATCGATCCAACAACACTGAACACAGAAATTATGCAAAACGATAATACTACTAGACCCGGAAGAACTGTTTTGTACGCATGCTCACCTAGATACAGACACGTTAGTGGCGATCTTATTCGAAGATGTCGTAAAGATGGTAGTTGGAGTGGAACAGCGCCTGTTTGTGAAG AATGCAAGTGTCCTTGTTCACTGGTTGGCTCGGTACCCATCAAGTCAAACGAAACAGAAAAACTCAAACAACGAATCAGAGAGCTACGATCTTCGTTGTCCGTACAGAAAAATATGACGGCTAAAGCTAGACGTCAAAAAGTATGCGCCTCTGACCCCAGACCCTCTGCCAGGATGCTAGGAATAGTGTTCTGTGTGGGAGTTTTAACGGTTGTTATTTCTGCCATTGCGTACATGGATTTgtcttcttttatttttatcatctga